In Chryseobacterium sp., the genomic window GCTGGGTTCAGCAGCAGGATATGGATCATCCTTTCCGATCAATCGTGAAAGTACGACCTATAACTTAGGCTTTCTGTCGATGAATTATAATTCGGTGTATGCCCAGATGACCCGTGGAAAGTCTGAGAAGCTATTGGCAATGTCGATGGCTACTCTGGCCGGAACACTTGGGAAGTTTGCTTATGATGTCTGTCTGTACCTGAATCAAAACTTTGATTTTATCAGTTTTCCAAAAGAGTTTACAACGGGAAGCAGTATTATGCCGCACAAAAAGAACCCGGATATCTTTGAGCTGGTTCGCGCAAGATGTAACAGAATTCAGGCTTTGCCCAATGAGCTTATCCTGCTGACCAATAATCTTCCGTCAGGATACCACCGGGATGTACAGCTGACCAAAGAAATCCTTTTCCCTGCTATTGATTCTCTGAAAGAATGTCTGGAGATCTTAAGCTATACGTTACCGAATATTCAGGTAAAGGATGGGATTTTGGAGGATGAAAAATATAAATATCTTTTCAGTGTAGAAAAGATCAATGAAGAGGTGAAAAACGGAAGCTCATTCCGGGATGCCTATGTGAAAATAGGAAAGGAGATTGAAAATAATGAATTTGAGTTTAAAGCAGGGAACCTTGACCATACCCACCATGGGAGTATAGGAAATCTTTGTCTGGATAAAATAGAATATCAGTTCAACAAGCTGAAGAATAAATTATTGGGTTAGAATCTAAACCATTAAGGCCATCACTTAAGCGGAATCAGTAGAATATCTGAAAATTACTTCCGGTATACTGCCTTACACTCGTTTGTGAATCCTTAATCTTAATAAATCTTACTTGCTTAAGTGATCTTAATGGTTGGATTTTATTCCGGTATTTAAATTTTGATGATTGATTGTGAACCATTAAAATTAAAGAAGGTTTTGAGGTAGGTTAAAATTTAGGAACTGCCTTTTAAAGTGCATGCGAATCCTTACCTTTTAATTATTTAAAAATTCAATGGTTTAAAAGTAAAAAGGTCTATTCCAGGTCAATTTTGAATTTGGTAGACTTTTTCACTTCATGAAGTACGATAGAACTGTGATATTGCCCAATGTTGGGAATGTTGGAGATCACGTTGACCGCAAATTCATTGTAGGAGTTGATGTCTTTTGCAATAATCTTCAGCATATAGTCATATTCGCCGGAAAGGCTGATGATTTCCTGGACCTCATCATATTTTCCAATGTTTTTCTCAAAAGTCTCCAATACTTTCTTGGATTGCTCTTTAAGACGGACATTACAATAGACGACAATATTCAAACCCAGTTTTTCACGGTTTAAAAGCCCGACATACTTCTGAATGATCCCCTGTTTCTCCAATTGTTTGATTCGCTCATACGTAGGAGTAAAGGTAAGACCTATCTTTTCTGAAATTTCCTTAACAGATAAAGTGGAGTCTTCCTGAATAATGCTGAGAATCATTTTGTCTTTTAAATCCATAGAACTAATTTGAGTTGTAACAAAAATATTAATTTTAAATGAGAATAAGGAAATACCGGGGTTTTTAATTTATTTAAAACTTTGCTTTTGTAGGTTCGTAATTTTTTTGTATCTTTGCACCTAATGAATAAAAAAGTATTTATATCATTAGATTTACCGGGCGAAAGCGCCCTTTACGATATTTATTGTTATTAAGCGAAGATCTTGTCTTCGCTTTTTTTATGCTCAAAAATTAAGAATTATGTTTACGATTACAGAACTAAGCACCGAGAAAATCAACAGTATACTGACAGAAGCACTGGCTTTTGCAAACGGAAAAACTGCCAAAATTGAAGGAGAAGTTTTTTGCTCAAACCTTTTCTTTGAAGACAGTACAAGAACGAAGACGAGTTTTGATATTGCCGAAAGAAAACTGGGATTGCAGGTGGTTCCTTTTGATGCTTCCCACAGTTCGGTAAACAAAGGTGAGAGTTTATATGATACCGTGAAGACCATTGAAAGTTTAGGAGTAAACTTAGTGGTGATCCGCGATAAGAAAGACAGATACTTCGAAGAATTAAAAAATATTGCAATTCCTGTAATCAACGGCGGAGACGGAACAGGAAATCATCCTTCACAGTGTATGCTGGATCTGATGACCATCTATCAGGAGTTTGGAAAATTCGAAGGATTGAAAATTGGAATTGTAGGAGACGTAAAACACAGCCGTGTGGCGAACTCCAATGCTGAGGCCCTAAGAAGATTGGGAGCTAAAGTATATTTCTCAGGACCGGAGCATTGGTTCGACGAAGGGGCATTGATCAACGGAACTTATCTTTCGGTAGATGAACTGATCGCTGAAGTGGATGTTCTGATGCTATTAAGAATCCAGCACGAAAGACATGATGCAGCAATGAGTTTCTCAGCTTCTGAATACCATAAAAGATATGGTTTGACTAAAGAAAGGGAACAGGCCATGAAGAAAGGAGCTATCATCATGCACCCGGCACCGATCAACAGGGGAGTGGAAATAGATTCTGAGCTGGTAGAATGCGAACGTTCAAGAGTTTTCAAACAGATGCAGAATGGTGTTTTTGCCAGAATGGCGATCCTGAAAGAAACGTTGGAAGAAAAAGGGTTTACTTTTAAGGTAAACTGATAGAATAAAGAGTAAAGAATAAAGAAAAAATAATATAGAACGAGGAAGTCTGACTTCTAATTTCTAAAATCTAATATCTAATTTTTAAAAATGAAGAAAAAATTAATACTGGAGTCCGGTGAAGTGTTTCATGGAGAAGGTTTCGGAGCAGAGTTGGAAACTGCAGGGGAAGTAGTTTTCAATACCGGAATGACAGGGTATCAGGAATTGATCTCTGACCCATCATACTGCGGTCAGATAGTTTGTATGACCTATCCGCTTATCGGGAATTATGGTATTAACCGTGATGATTATGAAAGTATCGAGCCGGCAATCAAAGGGCTTATCGTAAAAGAACTTTGCGATCTTCCTTCCAATTTCCGTACCCAGATCACTTTAGATGAATTATTTAAAAAGAAAAACCTTTCAGGAATTTCAGGAATCGACACCAGAAGACTGACGAGAATTCTTCGTAACCACGGGGTAGTGAAAGGAAAAATCGTAAATGCTGATGCTGACGAAAGCGCAGCAGCTTCGGAATTAAAATCAACGAACTTCCCGATCAATCAGGTAGAAATAGTTTCTACAAAAACTCCTTACGCAAATCCTAACAGAGGTTTCAAAGTAGTATTGGTTGATTTTGGCGCCAAGCTGGGAATCATCAGAGAATTATCCCAGAGAAATTGTGATATCATTGTCGTTTCTCAGGATACCACAGCAGAAGATATCTTATTAATGAATCCTGATGGAATCATGCTTTCAAACGGCCCTGGAGATCCGGAAGATGTACCGCATGCATTAGATATGATCCGCGGACTATTAGGAAAAGTTCCGATCTTTGGGATCTGCTTGGGACACCAATTGATCGGTTTGGCCTGTGGAGCGAAAACATTCAAATTAAAGTTCGGACACCGAGGAGGAAACCACCCGGTGCTGGATTTGGAGAAAAACAGAGTGGCCATCACTTCTCAGAACCATGGATATGCCGTAGATCAGGAAAGCTTGAAGGGAACAGATCTAATCGAAACACATATTGCTTTGAACGATAGAACCAATGAAGGGTTGCGACACAAAATTCACCCTTGCTTCTCTGTTCAGTATCACCCTGAAGCGAGCCCAGGCCCGGAGGACGCGAACTACCTGTTTGATGAGTTTATTCAAATGATGGAGGACTTTAAGAAGTAATAAGATTTTAGATATTAGACATCAGATAACAGACTTTGATCATGCACAATTTTGAAAAACTGATTTTTTGGCAGAAATCTATAGAACTTGCAAAACAGGTTTATATAATTTGTGCAGATCTACCAAAGGATGAAAAGTTCGGTTTAATTTCTCAAATTAAAAGGTCTGTAATCTCAATCCCTTCAAACATTGCTGAAGGAGCAGGGAGAAATAATGATAGTGAATTTTATCACTTTCTTGGAATTGCAAACGCATCCTCTTTTGAATTACAAACTCAATTGATTTTAATAAAAGAATTAGAGCTGGTCAATACAGAAACTGTCAACAGTTTAATATCAAATCTGAATGAAATTCAAAGAATGATTTATACATTCAAATCTAACTTAAAAAAGTAAACATAATGTTGGAAATCTGACATCTGAAATCTAACATCTTGTATCTTAAAAAAAAGAAAAATGGCAAAACGTACAGATATAAAAACAATTTTAGTAATCGGTTCAGGACCTATCATCATTGGTCAGGCAGCTGAATTTGATTACGCAGGAACGCAGGCTTGCCTGTCTTTGAAAGAAGAAGGCTACAAGGTAATTTTGATCAACTCAAACCCTGCAACGATCATGACCGATGTGGAAATCGCCGATAAAGTATATATCGAACCGATTTCATTACAGTTTGTAAGCCACATCATCAGAAAAGAACGTCCGGATGCATTGCTCCCAACACTTGGAGGGCAGACAGGTCTGAATATGGCGGTAGAACTGGAAAAATCAGGAATTCTTGAAGAATGCAAAGTGGAAGTATTGGGAACAAAGCTTTCTGCGATCAACAGAGCAGAAGACAGAGACCTTTTCCGTGAGCTGATGAGAGAATTAAATGAGCCGGTTCCTGAATCTGATATCGTGAACACAGTAGAAGGAGCACTGGCCTTTGCTGATGAGATCGGATATCCTGTAATTGTTCGTCCTGCTTTTACAATGGGAGGTACCGGAGGAGGTATTGCTTCCACTGAGGCTGAATTGAAAGAAATTGCCGAGCTGGGACTGAAATATAGCCCGGTGACCCAGTGTCTTATCGAGAAATCGATTGCCGGTTTCAAAGAAATTGAATATGAAGTAATGCGTGATGCAAATGACAATGCCATTGTGGTTTGTAACATGGAAAATATAGATCCTGTGGGAGTTCATACAGGAGATTCAATTGTAGTAGCACCATCTCAGACGCTTTCAGACAGAGAGTACCAGTTATTGAGAAATGCTTCTTTAAAAATCATCAGAGCCTTAGGAATTGAAGGAGGATGTAACGTACAATTGGCATTAGACCCGCATTCTTTCAACTACTATATCATTGAGGTAAACCCGAGAGTATCCCGTTCATCAGCTTTAGCGAGTAAGGCAACCGGATATCCGATTGCAAAGATCGCTGCGAAAATTGCTGTAGGACTGACGCTGGATGAAATTATGAATCCTGTCACAGGAAAGACATACGCATGTTTCGAACCTGCACTGGACTATGTGGTTACTAAATTCCCAAGATTCCCATTCGATAAATTCGAAACAGCGGACAGAAGACTTTCTACTCAGATGAAAGCGACTGGTGAAGTAATGGCGATCGGAAGAAATTTCGAAGAGTCTTTACAGAAAGCGATCCGTTCATTAGAAACAGGAATCAAACACTTAGGATTAAAAACAAAGCAGGCCCAGGCACTTACCGCAGAGGAAATCGAAAGAAGAATCAGAGTATGTGATGATGAAAGATTATTCATCATCGGAGATGCTTTAAGAAGAGGGTACGACTGGGAACAGATCGTAGAATGGAGTAAAATAGATAAATTCTTTATCTGGAAACTTAAGAAACTGGTTGATTTCGAAAAAGTTATTGCGGAAAATAAATTTGATAAAGAAACACTGATTGAGGCTAAAAAACTAGGTTTTGCAGACATCAATATTGCTGTTCTTTGGAATGTGACAGAGCGTGAGATTTTCAATTTCAGAAAGGAAAACGGACTAATGCCGGTATACAAAATGGTGGATACCTGTGCCGCCGAGTTTGAAAGTGAGACTCCATACTTCTATGGAACCTATGAAGAAGAAAATGAAAGTGTTGTTTCCGGCAAAGAAAAGATCATCGTACTAGGCTCAGGACCTATCAGAATCGGCCAGGGAGTTGAATTCGACTACGCGACTGTTCACTCGGTTTGGGCGATCAAAGAAATGGGTTATGAAGCGATCATCATCAACAACAACCCTGAAACAGTTTCCACAGACTTCTCCATCTCTGACAAACTATACTTCGAGCCGCTTACGGAAGAAGATGTAATGAACATCATCGAGCTTGAAAAACCTAAAGGAGTGGTGGTTCAGTTCGGAGGACAAACAGCAATTAACCTTGCCGATAAATTGGCATCCCACGGAGTACAGATCTTAGGAACTTCCCTGGAAGATCTTGACAGAGCTGAAAACAGAGATAAATTTGAAAAAGCACTTCAGGAACTTGGAATTCCTCAGCCAAAAGGAAGGACTTCCACTTCAAAAGAAGAAGCTATAAAAATTGCCAACGAAATCGGCTATCCGGTATTGGTACGTCCGAGCTACGTGCTTGGAGGAAGAGCAATGGAAATTGTATATGCAGAAGCAGAACTGGCGCACTATATGGAAAATGCGGTAGACGCAAGTCCTGAACACCCTGTCCTGGTTGACAAGTATATGGTAGGAAAAGAAATCGAAGTAGATGCGATCTGTGACGGGGAAACCGTGGTGATTCCTGGAATTATGGAACATATCGAAAGAGCGGGAGTTCACTCCGGAGACTCTATCGCAGTGTATCCGCCACAAAATATTTCCCAGAGCGAAATCGAAACCTTGGTAGACTATACGAAGAGACTGGCAAAAGGACTGAAAGTGATCGGATTGATGAACATTCAGTACGTCCTTTTCGAAGGAAACGTATATGTGATCGAAGTAAACCCGCGTTCTTCAAGAACAGTTCCTTTCTTGTCCAAGATCACAGAGGTTCCGATGGCGAATCTTGCAACAAAAGCAATCTTAGGACAGAAATTAACGGATCTAGGCTACAAGGATGGTTTAGTTCCAAATAAAGAAGGGGTATTTGTAAAAGTCCCTGTGTTCTCTTTCTCAAAATTAACAAAAGTGGATATCTCGCTAGGCCCTGAGATGAAGTCTACCGGAGAGGTTATGGGGAAAGATACCACCCTGGAAAAAGCGCTTTACAAGGGCCTTGTTGCAGCAGGGAGAAAAGTTCCTATGCACGGTTCAATCTTATTCACAGTAGCAGATAAGCATAAAGAAGAAGCTGCAGCATTAGCCTCAAGATTCCATGAAGTAGGTTTCAGAATCTGGGCTACAGAAGGGACTGCAAAATTCTTTGAAGAAAAAGGCATCCCTTGTAAGATCGGATACAAGATCGGAGAAGAAAGTGTAAACCTTATTGACCTGATCCAGAAAGGAAAAGTTCAGTATGTTGTGAATACCACTACAAAAGGTAAACAGGCTGAAAGAGACGGTTTCCAGATCAGAAGGATGAGTGTGGAAAACGGAGTTCCTTGTCTGACGTCAATGGATACGGTAGAAGCGATCTTAAAAGTAATCGAAAGCATGAGTTTCAAAATGGAAACGATGTAATTTCGGATAATCCCTATGATTTAAAACCCCTCGTAAGATATCTTACGAGGGGTTTTTACTATTTACTGTTCCAAAATACCACAAAAGGGTGATTGATACTTACTCTTATATAAAGTACTTTTGATAAGCAATAAATACTTATTCAGTGGTATACTGACAGACAGTTTACCGTTACTCTAGTTGGAATTGATGTGCTGTATAAACTTAAGTGTAAGCATCTTTGATTTGCGGACCCGATTGATAATAAAAGACCCAATATAAGCTATGCTTTAGTAAAAACATATGACAACAAAGAATTTATTTTAACACCGAATATCCAAATAAATTTTTCGATTTGAGATTGAATCCTGTAACAGATGATGTAATTATAAATTGGAAACAATAAGGAATGCAATGTCCTTGCAAGGGCACGGAAAACCTACTTCTATTGAACGTAGTTCTGAAAACTACTATTTTCAGTAGTACCCACCGCTGTATATCAGCCAGATAGAGCAATTAAACTCAGACTTAAAAAAACAAAACACATATGGACTGTCAAATTATTCAAGGTTCAATAAAGAACAAAGAAGAGCTGGAAAGTAAGCTTAGCATATTAGCGCCAAGTAAGTTTTTAAACTCAAATTCCATTTTGGATTTTGAGAGATTTAAAAAAGTGGATGTCGATTGGCTTGATGTATTGAATATTGATAAAAATAATGTAGATATTATCAATAGTAATTTTAAAACTTCTATCCAATTAATTCAAGAATACTTTTTTAAATATTGGAGCTACAAAAAGTATTATCCCTTATTAAATACAGAAAAGAACAATTTTAATGAAACCCTCCAATTATCTGATACTGACATCAAAAATAAATATTGGATGTTAGCGGAAATAGGATATTTATCCAATAAAAAACAAAATGTTCTGTATTCAACACCGGATGTTTTTTGTATCATTCATCATGAATCTGAAAGATTATATTATTTTTCAAACAAAAAATACGATTATTTTACAAAAACTGATTTTGAGAAAATATTTGAAATAACAGATTTAGAGACTTTAAGTATTCAGGAGTTTTGGAGTGAATTAGATCAACATGACCTTCAGTTAAATGTAAATATTTGTTTTAAAAAATCAACAGATAATACTTTTAATGAAAAATATTTTTTTCCAAAAAATTCATCAATTGACAGGAGCTTAATTTTCCTGCGTGAAGAATTTTTTAGGTTAGATAATGAATTGATATTTTTAACAAAACTAAAAAATGTCTATGAAGCTAATACAATAGATGCGACTACTAAAAATGAAATACCCAATTCATCAAAACTTGACGATATTGCCGCCAATTTTTCAAATACCCTTGACCAGGAACAATTAAATATAGCTAAGCAAAGCTATTTTGAAATTTGTAATCGGTTTTTTGAAATCAAGAATAGGATTGAGAATATTAACCAGGATTTTAAAAATATAGGGTATTTCATTTGTACAGAAAATACAAAAGAAATATATACGGCAAACGGAAAGAATGTAACTCAGGATGTATTACAGAAATACAACCTAACAAGTATTGCAAAAGGAGATATATTCAGGTTAATTGAAAAATCATTTACTTATTCATATACCTATCCTTATCAGGAATCTGTTTGTGATTTAAGAATTCCATTAAGTCCGTTTGGAGGTAATGTTTGTGTGAAAAGCCATAATGAAACCCGTTATGGAGTAGGGTATCAAACTGAAATCTTACCTGTTCCGGTAAAAGTTGATTTGCTTGATCCTTTGGAAAGCTACAAGATTCAGCTGCAAAGTGATGTAAAAGATATTCATTTTTTTACATTCATCAAAACCTTCGAGGGCTATGTATCGGAACATGATGGAACTTTTATGTCTCAAATACTCAAACAATGTGAAGAAGACGAAAGCTTTAGACTTAATTGTGTCATCATTACTTATGAATATGATTTCATTCTCACGGAAAAAAAATATCCGGTTGATGCTAAAATTTTCTTTGCCCCCCTTCCAGTTCTGTTTTCCCAGGATTTACCCGATTTAAGCATAAGGGAAACCTTGGCTTACAGAATTGCTTGGGAAGGCGCTGAATTAGGTCAGCTTGTCAATTCTGTTAACTTGGCTCCCGGCGAATCCCGCCAAATATCTTTAAGCACATCGTTTACACAGAATACCAC contains:
- the argH gene encoding argininosuccinate lyase, with the translated sequence MKKIWQKDDLATNILVNNFTVGKDLDFDERLAKYDVKGSMAHCKMLAETGIITHEESEQMLFVLNTILEKVENGSFEIDKEAEDIHSQVEAILIEELGDTGKKIHTARSRNDQVLLDIKLYLLDEIREITALTDEFFQILIQLADQHKNVLLPGYTHLQIAMPSSFGLWFGAYAEALLDDVEMLFSVKNIINKNPLGSAAGYGSSFPINRESTTYNLGFLSMNYNSVYAQMTRGKSEKLLAMSMATLAGTLGKFAYDVCLYLNQNFDFISFPKEFTTGSSIMPHKKNPDIFELVRARCNRIQALPNELILLTNNLPSGYHRDVQLTKEILFPAIDSLKECLEILSYTLPNIQVKDGILEDEKYKYLFSVEKINEEVKNGSSFRDAYVKIGKEIENNEFEFKAGNLDHTHHGSIGNLCLDKIEYQFNKLKNKLLG
- a CDS encoding Lrp/AsnC family transcriptional regulator gives rise to the protein MDLKDKMILSIIQEDSTLSVKEISEKIGLTFTPTYERIKQLEKQGIIQKYVGLLNREKLGLNIVVYCNVRLKEQSKKVLETFEKNIGKYDEVQEIISLSGEYDYMLKIIAKDINSYNEFAVNVISNIPNIGQYHSSIVLHEVKKSTKFKIDLE
- a CDS encoding aspartate carbamoyltransferase catalytic subunit; the encoded protein is MFTITELSTEKINSILTEALAFANGKTAKIEGEVFCSNLFFEDSTRTKTSFDIAERKLGLQVVPFDASHSSVNKGESLYDTVKTIESLGVNLVVIRDKKDRYFEELKNIAIPVINGGDGTGNHPSQCMLDLMTIYQEFGKFEGLKIGIVGDVKHSRVANSNAEALRRLGAKVYFSGPEHWFDEGALINGTYLSVDELIAEVDVLMLLRIQHERHDAAMSFSASEYHKRYGLTKEREQAMKKGAIIMHPAPINRGVEIDSELVECERSRVFKQMQNGVFARMAILKETLEEKGFTFKVN
- a CDS encoding carbamoyl phosphate synthase small subunit; translation: MKKKLILESGEVFHGEGFGAELETAGEVVFNTGMTGYQELISDPSYCGQIVCMTYPLIGNYGINRDDYESIEPAIKGLIVKELCDLPSNFRTQITLDELFKKKNLSGISGIDTRRLTRILRNHGVVKGKIVNADADESAAASELKSTNFPINQVEIVSTKTPYANPNRGFKVVLVDFGAKLGIIRELSQRNCDIIVVSQDTTAEDILLMNPDGIMLSNGPGDPEDVPHALDMIRGLLGKVPIFGICLGHQLIGLACGAKTFKLKFGHRGGNHPVLDLEKNRVAITSQNHGYAVDQESLKGTDLIETHIALNDRTNEGLRHKIHPCFSVQYHPEASPGPEDANYLFDEFIQMMEDFKK
- a CDS encoding four helix bundle protein, with the translated sequence MHNFEKLIFWQKSIELAKQVYIICADLPKDEKFGLISQIKRSVISIPSNIAEGAGRNNDSEFYHFLGIANASSFELQTQLILIKELELVNTETVNSLISNLNEIQRMIYTFKSNLKK